A window of the Tiliqua scincoides isolate rTilSci1 chromosome 5, rTilSci1.hap2, whole genome shotgun sequence genome harbors these coding sequences:
- the LOC136652404 gene encoding olfactory receptor 10A7-like translates to MQSTAEKVWQNQTTISEFILLGFGDLPELQGLLFLLFLAIYLVTMAGNLLMVVLVVTCRHLHTPMYFFLGNLSLLESCNSSTILPKVLTSLSSGGKSVSVTACFTQFFIFSFLGGTECYLLAMMSYDRYLAIRKPLHYAILMSGRLSFQLAAVSWVSGVLVSLSLTVKASQLSFCGPNEIDDYFCDVSSNIRYLSCSDTYLFELSSFIFTCVFTLPPFILTVASYVLIILTILRIPSTSGRRKAFSTCSSHLTVVAMYYGTLMLVYMLPRSRDLSQVKKVFSLFYTVLTPMFNPLIYSLRNMEVKGALRKGFRKIIVFMIK, encoded by the coding sequence ATGCAGTCCACAGCAGAAAAAGTGTGGCAAAATCAAACCACCATTTCTGAATTCATCCTCTTAGGATTTGGGGATCTTCCTGAACTGCAGGGtctcctcttcctgctgtttTTAGCCATCTACTTGGTGACCATGGCTGGGAACCTCCTTATGGTCGTGCTGGTTGTGACCTGTCGGCAtcttcacacccccatgtacttcttcctggggaactTGTCCCTCTTGGAATCCTGCAACAGCTCAACCATTTTGCCAAAGGTGTTGACAAGCCTCTCGTCTGGGGGGAAAAGTGTATCTGTAACGGCTTGTTTCACACaattttttatcttttctttcctGGGAGGCACTGAGTGCTACCTTCTAGCTATGATGTCTTATGACAGGTACTTGGCCATACGTAAGCCACTGCATTATGCCATCCTGATGAGTGGCAGGCTGAGCTTTCAGTTAGCAGCTGTCTCCTGGGTCAGTGGAGTTCTGGTTAGCCTAAGCTTGACTGTGAAAGCGTCACAGTTATccttctgtggccccaatgaaATTGATGATTATTTTTGTGATGTTAGTTCTAATATACGATATCTCTCCTGCAGTGACACCTATCTATTTGAACTGTCATCTTTCATTTTTACTTGTGTATTCACCTTACCTCCCTTTATCCTGACTGTGGCATCTTATGTTCTCATCATACTCACAATCCTCAGAATCCCTTCCACATCTGGGAGGCGAAAAGCCTTCTCTACCTGTTCCTCTCATCTCACAGTGGTTGCCATGTATTACGGAACTCTGATGCTGGTCTATATGTTACCACGATCCAGGGACCTAAGTCAAGTGAAAAAAGTCTTTTCGCTCTTCTACACAGTCTTGACACCCATGTTCAACCCCCTCATATACAGTTTAAGAAACATGGAAGTCAAGGGTGCCTTGAGAAAGGGTTTCAGAAAAATTATTGTCTTTATGATAAAATAA